The Lysobacter capsici genome has a segment encoding these proteins:
- a CDS encoding winged helix-turn-helix transcriptional regulator, which yields MPDHTVESCTANPEGIDEAHAEIRAACAVFAGKWKLEILWLLIQRVHRFNELRRAIPGVTQHMLTQQLRELENDGMVRRTVYPEIPPRVEYQITEDARRLKPVFEAILTWSHARGGGERGVEDAAA from the coding sequence ATGCCCGACCATACCGTCGAATCGTGCACCGCCAACCCCGAAGGCATCGACGAAGCGCACGCGGAAATCCGCGCGGCCTGCGCCGTGTTCGCCGGCAAATGGAAGCTGGAAATCCTCTGGCTGTTGATCCAGCGCGTGCATCGCTTCAACGAACTGCGACGGGCGATTCCCGGCGTCACTCAGCACATGCTCACTCAGCAATTGCGCGAGCTGGAGAACGACGGCATGGTGCGCAGAACGGTGTATCCCGAGATCCCGCCGCGCGTGGAGTATCAGATCACCGAGGACGCGCGTCGGCTCAAGCCGGTGTTCGAGGCGATCCTGACGTGGTCGCATGCTCGCGGCGGTGGCGAACGCGGGGTCGAGGACGCCGCGGCCTGA